The following are encoded in a window of Massilia sp. R2A-15 genomic DNA:
- a CDS encoding type VI secretion system tube protein Hcp, whose translation MALDMFINMGANIKGESRDKVQGPKGDIDVLAWSWGMSQSGSTHMGGGGGAGKANFQDLSFTKYIDASSSALMVALAKGSHIDKVELLVRKAGEGQQKYIHVTLKEVIVTSVSTGGSGGEDRLTENVTLNFGEVKFDYTPQDSKGTVAGDKTFAWNIAENHAAG comes from the coding sequence ATGGCATTAGATATGTTCATCAACATGGGCGCCAACATCAAAGGGGAATCGCGCGACAAGGTGCAGGGGCCGAAGGGCGACATCGACGTGCTGGCCTGGAGCTGGGGCATGAGCCAGTCCGGCAGCACCCACATGGGCGGTGGCGGCGGCGCCGGCAAGGCCAACTTCCAGGACCTGTCGTTCACCAAGTACATCGACGCCTCGTCGAGCGCGCTGATGGTGGCGCTGGCCAAGGGTTCGCACATCGACAAGGTGGAACTGCTGGTGCGCAAGGCCGGCGAAGGCCAGCAGAAGTACATCCACGTCACGCTCAAGGAAGTGATCGTGACGTCGGTGTCGACTGGCGGCAGTGGCGGCGAAGACCGCCTGACCGAGAACGTCACGCTCAACTTCGGCGAGGTCAAGTTCGACTACACGCCGCAGGACAGCAAGGGCACGGTCGCGGGCGACAAGACCTTCGCCTGGAACATCGCCGAGAACCACGCGGCCGGCTGA
- the tssA gene encoding type VI secretion system protein TssA, whose translation MRDTTIDVEALLREVEADAPCGPNLEYDPAFLELEQEAQGKPEVQYGATVMARVPPDWKVVRRLAAGLLERSRDLRVIAPMLRAATALEGVAGLASCMQLLARLLEERWDSVHPQLDPDDGMDPLLRINSLAALVDAGTVLREVKEAPLLMLPGLGPFSLRELEIANGEVEPPEGQQKLSMASVEAAIRDVEPERLAAAGKAMRIALDSAIEIEALLVRRVGSSQALNLEPLTRMLRRGRDFLDAANPAAAPAADAQDGAAPAAASAPGAPARAAAISGDIGSRDDVLRMLDKICNYYQQHEPSSPVPLLLARAKRLVPKNFFEILEDLAPDGMAQLTAVSGQRE comes from the coding sequence ATGCGTGACACCACCATCGACGTCGAAGCACTGTTGCGTGAAGTCGAGGCGGACGCGCCCTGCGGGCCGAACCTTGAATACGACCCGGCCTTCCTCGAACTCGAACAGGAAGCCCAGGGCAAGCCCGAGGTGCAGTACGGCGCCACCGTGATGGCGCGCGTGCCGCCCGACTGGAAAGTGGTGCGGCGCCTCGCCGCCGGCCTGCTCGAACGCAGCCGCGACCTGCGGGTGATCGCACCGATGCTGCGCGCTGCGACGGCGCTCGAAGGCGTGGCCGGGCTGGCGTCCTGCATGCAGCTGCTGGCGCGCCTGCTCGAGGAGCGCTGGGACAGCGTCCATCCCCAGCTCGATCCGGACGACGGGATGGACCCGCTGTTGCGCATCAATTCGCTGGCCGCGCTGGTCGATGCGGGCACCGTGCTGCGCGAAGTGAAGGAGGCGCCGCTGCTGATGCTGCCGGGCCTCGGACCGTTCAGCCTGCGCGAACTGGAAATCGCCAACGGCGAAGTCGAACCGCCCGAAGGCCAGCAAAAGCTCAGCATGGCCTCGGTCGAAGCGGCGATACGCGACGTCGAACCAGAGCGCCTGGCCGCCGCGGGCAAGGCAATGCGGATCGCGCTCGACAGCGCGATCGAGATCGAAGCGCTGCTGGTGCGCCGGGTCGGCAGCTCGCAGGCCCTGAACCTGGAGCCGCTCACGCGCATGCTGCGGCGCGGCCGCGATTTCCTCGACGCGGCCAATCCGGCCGCGGCCCCCGCAGCCGATGCGCAGGACGGCGCCGCTCCCGCTGCGGCCAGCGCACCCGGTGCGCCGGCGCGCGCAGCCGCCATCAGCGGCGACATCGGTAGCCGCGACGACGTGCTGCGCATGCTCGACAAGATATGCAACTACTACCAGCAGCACGAGCCATCGAGCCCGGTGCCGCTGCTGCTGGCGCGCGCCAAACGGCTGGTGCCGAAAAATTTTTTTGAAATCCTGGAAGACCTGGCGCCGGATGGAATGGCGCAGCTGACGGCAGTCAGCGGACAGCGGGAATAA
- the tssC gene encoding type VI secretion system contractile sheath large subunit: MAQSEALMQEDAGTLEVSDFSSLLQKEFKPQSDKARESVEVAVRTLAEQALAGANLVSGDVLATISSLIAQLDKKLTEQINLIMHSEQFQAVEGAWRGLHYLVNNTETDETLKIRVMNISKNDLGKTLKKYKGTAWDQSPIFKKMYEEEFGQFGGEPFGAIVADYYFDNSAPDVELLASMAKVAASAHAPFIAAAAPSVMLMESWQELSNPRDLTKIFQTPEHAAWRSFRESEDSRYVGLAMPRFLARQPYGARTDPVEAFDFEEDTSAPGSTGYTWANAAYAMAVNINRSFKEYGWCSRIRGIESGGAVEGLPVHSFPTDDGGVAMQCPTEIAISDRREAELAANGFMPLVHKKNTDFAAFIGAQSLHKPAEYDDPDATANANLAARLPYLFATCRFAHYLKCIVRDKLGSFKERAEMERWLTKWIMQYVDGDPANSSEITKAKKPLAAAEVVLEEVEGNPGYYTSKFFLRPHYQLEGLTVSLRLVSKLPSAKT; the protein is encoded by the coding sequence ATGGCTCAATCAGAAGCATTAATGCAGGAAGACGCCGGCACGCTCGAAGTGAGCGATTTCAGCAGCCTGCTCCAGAAGGAATTCAAGCCGCAGTCCGACAAGGCCAGGGAATCGGTCGAAGTGGCTGTGCGCACACTGGCCGAACAGGCGCTGGCCGGCGCCAACCTGGTGTCGGGCGACGTGCTGGCCACCATTTCCAGCCTGATCGCGCAGCTCGACAAGAAGCTCACCGAGCAGATCAACCTGATCATGCACTCGGAGCAGTTCCAGGCGGTGGAGGGCGCATGGCGCGGCCTGCACTACCTGGTCAACAACACCGAGACCGACGAGACGCTCAAGATCCGCGTCATGAACATCTCGAAGAACGATCTGGGCAAGACGCTCAAGAAGTACAAGGGCACGGCCTGGGACCAGAGCCCGATCTTCAAGAAGATGTACGAGGAGGAGTTCGGCCAGTTCGGCGGCGAGCCTTTCGGCGCCATCGTCGCCGACTACTACTTCGACAACAGCGCGCCCGATGTCGAGCTGTTGGCGTCGATGGCCAAGGTGGCCGCTTCCGCGCACGCGCCGTTCATCGCCGCGGCGGCGCCGTCGGTGATGCTGATGGAATCGTGGCAGGAACTGTCCAACCCGCGCGACCTGACCAAGATCTTCCAGACGCCGGAGCACGCCGCGTGGCGCTCGTTCCGCGAGTCCGAGGATTCGCGCTACGTCGGCCTGGCCATGCCGCGCTTCCTGGCGCGCCAGCCGTACGGCGCCCGCACCGATCCGGTCGAGGCGTTCGACTTCGAGGAAGACACCAGCGCGCCGGGCAGCACCGGCTACACCTGGGCCAACGCGGCCTACGCGATGGCGGTCAACATCAACCGCTCGTTCAAGGAATACGGCTGGTGCTCGCGCATCCGCGGAATCGAGTCGGGCGGCGCGGTCGAGGGATTGCCGGTGCACTCCTTCCCGACCGACGACGGCGGCGTGGCCATGCAGTGCCCGACCGAGATCGCCATTTCGGACCGGCGCGAAGCGGAGCTGGCGGCCAACGGCTTCATGCCGCTGGTGCACAAGAAGAACACCGACTTCGCCGCCTTCATCGGCGCGCAGTCGCTGCACAAGCCGGCCGAGTACGACGATCCGGACGCCACCGCCAACGCCAACCTGGCCGCGCGGCTGCCGTACCTGTTCGCCACCTGCCGCTTCGCGCACTACCTCAAGTGCATCGTGCGCGACAAGCTCGGCTCGTTCAAGGAGCGCGCGGAGATGGAGCGCTGGCTGACCAAATGGATCATGCAGTACGTCGACGGCGATCCGGCCAATTCGAGCGAGATCACCAAGGCCAAGAAACCGCTGGCGGCGGCCGAGGTGGTACTCGAGGAAGTAGAGGGCAACCCGGGGTACTACACCTCGAAGTTCTTCCTGCGGCCTCATTACCAGCTCGAAGGCCTGACGGTGTCGCTGCGCCTGGTGTCCAAGCTGCCATCGGCGAAGACCTGA
- the tssE gene encoding type VI secretion system baseplate subunit TssE yields MAELAPRERLQPALLDRLTDDEADKSVESRDRRVMSVRSLREGVLRDLAWLLNTTNLFSVVERHGLPHVANSVINYGIPDISGVSLASMNVGDLERSIRQAIWDFEPRLIRASVSVKAVPNDSVNKIMFDIEADLWAQPYPERLYLKTELDVDLACIRLVDQGAS; encoded by the coding sequence ATGGCTGAATTGGCCCCGCGCGAGCGGCTGCAGCCCGCGCTACTCGACCGCCTGACCGACGACGAAGCCGACAAGTCGGTCGAATCGCGCGATCGCCGGGTGATGTCGGTGCGTTCGCTGCGCGAGGGCGTGCTGCGCGACCTGGCGTGGCTGCTCAACACCACCAACCTGTTTTCGGTGGTGGAGCGCCACGGCCTGCCGCACGTCGCCAACTCGGTCATCAACTACGGCATCCCGGACATCTCCGGCGTGTCGCTGGCTTCGATGAACGTGGGCGACCTGGAACGCAGCATCCGCCAGGCGATCTGGGATTTCGAGCCGCGCCTGATCCGTGCCTCGGTGTCGGTCAAGGCGGTGCCCAACGACAGCGTCAACAAGATCATGTTCGACATCGAGGCCGACCTGTGGGCCCAGCCCTATCCGGAGCGGCTGTACCTGAAGACGGAACTGGACGTCGACCTGGCCTGCATCCGGCTGGTCGACCAGGGGGCCTCGTGA
- a CDS encoding DotU family type VI secretion system protein gives MNSNDSYDDSDATRLVGRPAAAAMAPDPQASDPTPAQLQALAGMNPLVACASALLAAVPRIRATVVHPDPGGLRESLLLQIAQFERAARARGVTPEAIMVARYALATTIDETVAGTPWGGNADWVQRSLLVTLHQEAWGGEKFYQLLNKLAEDPRRNIDLLELLYVCLCLGFEGRFRVLDNGRAQLDALRERLADMIRTQRGPVEPELSAQWRGERTEVGKSGTMVALWAGGAVTALLLFGVWLWLSFSLNRTSDALAFGALQVNHPVAQVRAAPPSQPLLSRFLAPEIAQGLVEVTDTAGESRVLLRGNDLFESGSAAIQPAFAPIVERVAAALNSVGGRVTVTGHTDDQPIRSARFPSNWKLSQERAQSVLRQMSTVVKDPARMSAEGRADQEPLQPNDSEAHRARNRRVEIILRHAGA, from the coding sequence ATGAACAGCAACGACAGCTACGACGACAGCGACGCCACCCGGCTAGTCGGCCGGCCGGCCGCGGCGGCCATGGCGCCGGACCCGCAGGCAAGCGACCCGACACCGGCGCAACTGCAGGCGCTGGCCGGCATGAATCCACTGGTCGCATGCGCCAGCGCCTTGCTGGCGGCCGTGCCGCGCATCCGCGCCACGGTGGTCCACCCTGATCCGGGCGGACTGCGCGAAAGCCTGCTGCTGCAGATCGCGCAGTTCGAACGGGCGGCCCGCGCGCGCGGCGTCACGCCCGAGGCGATCATGGTGGCGCGCTACGCGCTGGCCACGACGATCGACGAAACCGTGGCCGGCACGCCGTGGGGCGGCAACGCCGACTGGGTCCAGCGCAGCCTGCTGGTGACGCTGCACCAGGAGGCCTGGGGCGGCGAGAAGTTCTACCAGTTGCTCAACAAGCTGGCCGAAGACCCGCGCCGCAATATCGACCTGCTCGAACTGCTGTACGTGTGCCTGTGTCTGGGCTTCGAAGGCCGCTTTCGCGTGCTCGATAACGGCCGCGCCCAGCTCGACGCCCTGCGCGAGCGCCTCGCCGACATGATTCGCACCCAGCGCGGACCGGTCGAGCCGGAGCTGAGCGCGCAGTGGCGTGGCGAGCGTACCGAGGTGGGCAAGTCCGGCACCATGGTGGCGCTGTGGGCCGGCGGCGCAGTGACCGCGCTGCTGCTGTTCGGCGTCTGGCTGTGGCTGTCCTTCTCGCTGAACCGCACTTCCGACGCGCTGGCTTTCGGCGCCCTTCAGGTCAACCATCCGGTGGCGCAGGTACGCGCGGCGCCGCCAAGCCAGCCGTTGTTGTCGCGCTTCCTGGCGCCCGAAATCGCCCAGGGGCTGGTGGAAGTGACCGACACCGCTGGCGAAAGCCGGGTGCTGTTGCGCGGGAACGACCTGTTCGAATCGGGCAGCGCGGCCATCCAGCCGGCGTTCGCCCCGATCGTCGAGCGGGTTGCCGCCGCCCTCAACTCCGTCGGCGGGCGCGTCACCGTGACCGGCCACACCGACGACCAGCCGATCCGCAGCGCGCGCTTCCCGTCGAACTGGAAGCTGTCGCAAGAGCGCGCCCAGTCGGTGCTGCGCCAGATGTCGACGGTGGTGAAGGATCCTGCGCGCATGAGCGCCGAAGGCCGCGCCGACCAGGAGCCGCTGCAGCCGAACGACTCCGAAGCGCACCGCGCGCGCAACCGCCGCGTCGAAATCATCCTGCGCCACGCAGGCGCCTGA
- a CDS encoding type VI secretion system accessory protein TagJ, which translates to MHALQLVRDGNLGGALGALQDAVRKNASNPKDRIFLFQLLSVLGQWDRALTQLNVVGELDAGALPMVQTYREAIQCEALRLQIFSGQRAPLVFGEPQPWLALLIDALRLDRDDPGRAAAARAQALEAAPASSGSIDGERFDWIADADQRLGPVLEAVVNGRYFWIPFCRISRIEIEPPSDLRDTVWTAASFTWANGAQTMGLIPTRYAGTVGQGDDALMLARRTEWQDGGAGVGQRMLATDSADYPLMDVRLVEIEPAGEDAQHG; encoded by the coding sequence ATGCATGCCCTACAGCTCGTACGTGATGGTAACCTCGGCGGCGCCCTCGGGGCGCTGCAGGACGCGGTACGCAAGAACGCGTCCAATCCCAAGGACAGGATCTTCCTGTTCCAGCTGCTCTCCGTGCTCGGCCAGTGGGACCGCGCCCTGACCCAGTTGAACGTGGTGGGCGAACTCGATGCAGGCGCCCTGCCGATGGTGCAGACCTATCGCGAGGCGATCCAGTGCGAAGCGCTGCGCCTGCAGATTTTTTCCGGCCAGCGCGCGCCGCTGGTGTTCGGCGAACCCCAGCCCTGGCTGGCGCTGCTGATCGACGCGCTGCGGCTCGATCGCGACGATCCGGGCCGCGCCGCCGCCGCACGCGCCCAGGCGCTCGAGGCCGCGCCCGCGTCGTCCGGCAGCATCGACGGCGAGCGTTTCGACTGGATCGCCGACGCCGACCAGCGCCTCGGCCCCGTGCTCGAAGCCGTCGTCAACGGACGCTATTTCTGGATTCCGTTCTGCCGCATCAGCCGGATCGAGATCGAGCCGCCGTCCGACCTGCGCGACACGGTGTGGACCGCGGCTTCGTTCACCTGGGCCAACGGCGCCCAGACCATGGGGCTGATCCCGACCCGCTACGCCGGCACGGTCGGGCAAGGCGACGACGCCCTGATGCTGGCGCGCCGCACCGAATGGCAGGACGGCGGCGCCGGCGTGGGCCAGCGCATGCTCGCGACCGACAGCGCCGACTATCCCCTGATGGATGTGCGCCTGGTGGAGATCGAACCGGCCGGCGAGGACGCGCAGCATGGCTGA
- the tssB gene encoding type VI secretion system contractile sheath small subunit — MGKESSQKFIARNRAPRVQIEYDVEVYGAEKKVQLPFVMGVLADLSGQPADPLAPVAERKFLEIDVDNFDERLKAMKPRVAVQVPNTLTGEGNLSIDMTFESMDDFTPAAVARKVDSLGKLLDARSQLSNLMTYMDGKTGAEDLIAKLLAEPALMQALTAAPKPQA, encoded by the coding sequence GTGGGTAAAGAGAGCAGTCAGAAGTTCATTGCACGTAACCGGGCGCCGCGCGTGCAGATCGAATACGACGTCGAAGTCTACGGCGCCGAGAAGAAGGTCCAGCTGCCGTTCGTGATGGGCGTGCTGGCCGACCTGTCCGGCCAGCCGGCCGATCCGCTGGCGCCGGTGGCCGAGCGCAAATTCCTCGAGATCGACGTCGACAATTTCGACGAGCGGCTCAAGGCGATGAAGCCGCGCGTGGCCGTCCAGGTGCCGAACACGCTCACCGGCGAGGGCAACCTGTCGATCGACATGACGTTCGAAAGCATGGACGACTTCACGCCGGCGGCGGTGGCGCGCAAGGTCGATTCGCTCGGCAAGCTGCTCGACGCGCGCAGCCAGCTGTCGAACCTGATGACCTACATGGACGGCAAGACCGGCGCCGAGGACCTGATCGCGAAACTGCTGGCCGAACCCGCGCTGATGCAGGCGCTGACCGCGGCGCCGAAGCCGCAAGCGTAA
- the tssM gene encoding type VI secretion system membrane subunit TssM, giving the protein MKKILTHRWFLGGLGVLALVLLVLLVGDLVAFADNRPLETRRARVIASLVLVAAWIIYEAARVLLLRRANRKMLDQMAAGPEDEGERRSREELAQLRERFEQASAVLSKVRSNGGGGRQYMVRMPWYMFIGAPGSGKTTALTRSGLRFPLAEGGNVEAIKGVGGTRNCDWWFTDEAVFLDTAGRYTTQDSEQKVDAAAWQGFLALLTKFRPGSPLNGAIVTLSLSDLLTQDEAQRNAYAAAVRSRVAELYERLGTRFPLYLVVTKADLLAGFSEYFADLGQEERAQVWGVTFPYREAAVAGFNFAQAFDSAFGGLERRLNAGLAERMQAERDPQRRAAIFGFPQQFSLAGPLVTQFIDQAFESSRFAQPPLLRGVYFTSGTQEGTPLDRVLGSLARSLGLARKVLAPPAASGKSYFLMRVLRDVVFPEAGLAGFNARRAQRRQWMVRGGLAAMALLTAGLLVAWGVSYSGNAALVKQDAARLAVVQAEAAALPAPRADDLAQALPLLNDARELPWAYAERARPVPLSLTFGLFQGDKLGEQAIVAYRRLLRDALLARVSLRLEQQIKEPPNNEILYEALKTYLMLHDDKRLDPEAVEAWVVADWGPRLGRIEGRDSRADLAGHIRAALERRPLELPAPPNQELVASARRQLAASSLADRVYSRIKLLGTGPEIAPFRLSEATGPAGAQVLARASGEPLSAPFPALYTRDGYLKSFKAQAEKVAAQMGAEERWVLGDQAATATPAARAGLVAEVKRRYLEDYAREWDKLLADIRLKPSGGLADTVLYARVLSGPDSPLRKLVAAVGQETTLAADKGAAEKAQDAIAGAARSQVLESARRVVGSVLGSAAPAIAAPTAVAAPELRVDQHFEPIRRMAGAPVDALLARLGDFYQELSALESGLRGGSAPVQGIASAEKLKADAAGLPPPLAGIIGSLLVSSSGQAAAAGGKTLEAGAQGASAFCDKAVSGRYPFVKSAQAEVTTEDFAAVFAPGGDLDKYFQANLASQVDMAGASWRARPGAQGAATISAATLRQFQNADTVRKAFFRGGQPAASADLVLVAADGGGAVFDYDGEQTKLAPGQGAIRLKWPAQRPAAQAKLSPAGGGAQVVGEGNWALFRLFDKAQLEPGATPERLRLNYQVDGKKLVLELRASSVLNPFRLGALESFQCPGRRKGA; this is encoded by the coding sequence ATGAAAAAGATCCTTACCCATCGCTGGTTCCTCGGCGGCCTCGGCGTGCTGGCGCTGGTGCTGCTGGTGCTGCTGGTCGGCGACCTGGTGGCGTTCGCCGATAACCGCCCGCTCGAAACGCGCCGCGCGCGCGTGATCGCCTCGCTGGTGCTGGTGGCCGCCTGGATTATCTACGAGGCGGCGCGCGTGCTGTTGCTGCGGCGCGCCAACCGCAAGATGCTCGACCAGATGGCGGCCGGCCCCGAGGACGAGGGCGAGCGGCGCTCGCGCGAGGAGCTGGCGCAGCTGCGCGAGCGCTTCGAGCAGGCCTCCGCGGTGCTCAGCAAGGTACGTTCCAATGGCGGTGGCGGTCGCCAGTACATGGTGCGCATGCCCTGGTATATGTTCATCGGCGCGCCGGGCTCCGGCAAGACCACGGCGCTGACCCGCTCCGGGCTGCGCTTCCCGCTGGCCGAAGGCGGCAACGTCGAGGCCATCAAGGGCGTGGGCGGCACCCGCAACTGCGACTGGTGGTTCACCGACGAAGCGGTGTTCCTCGACACCGCGGGACGCTACACGACGCAGGACAGCGAGCAGAAGGTCGACGCGGCGGCCTGGCAGGGATTCCTCGCGCTGCTGACCAAATTCCGCCCGGGCAGCCCACTCAACGGCGCGATCGTCACGCTGTCGCTGTCGGACCTGCTGACCCAGGACGAGGCGCAGCGCAACGCCTATGCAGCGGCCGTGCGCAGCCGCGTCGCCGAACTGTACGAGCGGCTCGGCACCCGCTTTCCGCTGTACCTGGTCGTCACCAAGGCCGACCTGCTGGCCGGCTTCTCCGAATACTTCGCCGACCTCGGTCAGGAGGAGCGCGCCCAGGTGTGGGGCGTGACCTTCCCCTACCGCGAAGCCGCCGTGGCCGGATTCAATTTTGCGCAAGCCTTCGACAGTGCCTTCGGCGGCCTGGAACGGCGCCTCAATGCGGGGCTGGCCGAACGCATGCAGGCCGAGCGCGATCCGCAGCGGCGCGCGGCGATCTTCGGCTTTCCGCAGCAGTTCAGTCTCGCCGGCCCGCTGGTCACGCAATTCATCGACCAGGCCTTCGAGTCGAGCCGCTTCGCCCAGCCGCCGCTGCTGCGCGGCGTGTACTTCACCAGCGGCACCCAGGAGGGCACGCCGCTCGACCGGGTGCTGGGCAGCCTGGCCCGGTCGCTCGGACTGGCGCGCAAGGTGCTGGCTCCCCCGGCGGCAAGCGGGAAAAGCTATTTCCTGATGCGCGTGCTGCGCGACGTGGTGTTCCCGGAGGCAGGCCTGGCCGGCTTCAACGCGCGCCGCGCGCAGCGGCGGCAGTGGATGGTGCGCGGCGGCCTGGCCGCGATGGCGCTGCTGACGGCCGGCCTGCTGGTCGCCTGGGGCGTCAGCTACAGCGGCAACGCCGCGCTGGTCAAGCAGGACGCCGCCCGCCTTGCGGTGGTGCAGGCCGAAGCGGCGGCGCTGCCCGCGCCGCGCGCCGACGACCTGGCGCAGGCGCTGCCGCTGCTGAACGACGCGCGCGAGCTGCCGTGGGCCTACGCCGAACGCGCGCGGCCGGTGCCGCTGTCGCTGACCTTCGGCCTCTTCCAGGGCGACAAGCTGGGCGAGCAGGCGATCGTCGCCTATCGCCGCCTGCTGCGCGACGCCCTTCTGGCGCGCGTGTCGCTGCGGCTGGAGCAGCAGATCAAAGAACCGCCGAACAACGAGATCCTGTACGAAGCGCTGAAAACCTACCTGATGCTGCACGACGACAAGCGGCTCGATCCGGAAGCGGTGGAAGCATGGGTGGTGGCCGACTGGGGACCGCGCCTGGGCCGCATCGAGGGGCGCGACAGCCGCGCAGACCTTGCCGGCCATATCCGCGCCGCGCTGGAGCGCCGTCCGCTGGAGCTGCCCGCGCCGCCGAACCAGGAGCTGGTGGCCTCGGCGCGCCGCCAGCTGGCCGCCAGTTCGCTGGCCGACCGCGTCTACAGCCGCATCAAGCTGCTCGGCACCGGCCCCGAGATCGCGCCGTTCCGGCTGTCCGAGGCGACCGGTCCGGCCGGCGCGCAGGTGCTGGCGCGTGCGTCCGGCGAGCCCTTGTCGGCGCCGTTCCCGGCCCTGTACACGCGCGACGGCTACCTGAAAAGCTTCAAGGCGCAAGCCGAAAAAGTGGCGGCGCAGATGGGCGCGGAGGAGCGGTGGGTGCTGGGCGACCAGGCCGCCACCGCCACGCCCGCCGCGCGCGCCGGCCTGGTGGCCGAAGTGAAGCGGCGCTATCTAGAGGACTATGCCCGTGAATGGGACAAGCTGCTGGCCGACATTCGCCTCAAGCCGTCGGGCGGCCTGGCCGACACCGTGCTGTATGCGCGTGTGCTGAGCGGGCCCGACTCGCCGCTGCGCAAGCTGGTGGCGGCGGTGGGCCAGGAGACCACGCTGGCCGCCGACAAGGGCGCCGCCGAGAAGGCCCAGGACGCGATTGCGGGCGCGGCGCGCAGCCAGGTCCTCGAATCGGCGCGCCGCGTGGTCGGCAGCGTGCTTGGCAGCGCGGCGCCGGCGATTGCGGCGCCCACCGCCGTGGCCGCGCCAGAACTGCGCGTCGACCAGCACTTCGAGCCGATCCGGCGCATGGCCGGCGCTCCGGTCGATGCGCTGCTGGCGCGCCTGGGCGACTTCTACCAAGAACTGAGCGCGCTCGAGAGCGGCCTGCGCGGCGGCAGTGCACCGGTGCAGGGCATCGCATCAGCTGAAAAACTCAAGGCCGACGCGGCCGGCCTGCCGCCGCCGCTGGCCGGCATCATCGGCTCGCTGCTGGTCAGCTCCAGCGGGCAGGCTGCCGCGGCCGGCGGCAAGACGCTCGAAGCGGGCGCGCAGGGAGCCTCGGCGTTCTGCGACAAGGCCGTCAGCGGGCGCTACCCATTCGTCAAGTCGGCCCAGGCCGAAGTGACCACCGAGGACTTCGCCGCGGTGTTCGCGCCGGGCGGGGACCTGGACAAGTACTTCCAGGCCAACCTGGCCAGCCAGGTCGACATGGCGGGCGCCAGCTGGCGCGCGCGGCCGGGCGCTCAAGGCGCCGCCACCATTTCGGCCGCCACCTTGCGCCAGTTCCAGAACGCCGACACGGTGCGCAAGGCTTTCTTCCGCGGCGGCCAGCCCGCTGCTTCGGCCGACCTGGTGCTGGTGGCGGCCGATGGCGGGGGCGCGGTATTCGACTACGACGGCGAGCAGACCAAGCTCGCGCCGGGGCAGGGCGCGATCCGCCTCAAGTGGCCGGCCCAACGTCCAGCCGCGCAAGCGAAACTGTCGCCGGCCGGCGGCGGCGCGCAGGTCGTCGGCGAAGGCAACTGGGCGCTGTTCCGGCTGTTCGACAAGGCGCAGCTCGAGCCGGGCGCGACGCCAGAGCGGCTGCGCCTGAACTACCAGGTCGACGGCAAGAAGCTGGTGCTGGAACTGCGCGCCAGCAGCGTACTCAATCCGTTCCGCTTGGGCGCGCTGGAGAGCTTCCAGTGCCCCGGCCGCAGGAAGGGGGCTTGA
- the tagF gene encoding type VI secretion system-associated protein TagF: protein MNGLPGFYGKLPAHGDFVQRRLPSEFVARWDRWLQESMLAARAALEPHWTGHYMAAPAWQFALAPGCIDQQGWIGLVLPSRDRVGRQFPLTIALAQGVRFDPLAALVGAGAWFGALEQVARHAIAHGLELTDFEAALARLGPAPQAAPPDLAMEDATKPLPLGGAARPLAWRMNSPGDYGLVPGVLAALRRPACVLAGGAPRTVLALELLPEPELAVALFDDQWAAHGWRYEDHDATRKLAPAGAIAADLTRPLPGDTG from the coding sequence ATGAACGGGCTTCCCGGCTTTTACGGCAAGCTGCCGGCCCACGGCGACTTCGTGCAGCGGCGCTTGCCGTCTGAATTCGTGGCGCGCTGGGACCGCTGGCTGCAGGAATCGATGCTGGCTGCGCGCGCGGCGCTCGAACCGCATTGGACCGGCCACTACATGGCGGCGCCGGCTTGGCAGTTCGCGCTGGCGCCGGGATGCATCGACCAGCAGGGCTGGATCGGCCTGGTGCTGCCCAGCCGCGACCGGGTTGGCCGCCAGTTCCCGCTCACCATCGCGCTGGCGCAGGGCGTTCGCTTCGACCCGCTCGCTGCGCTGGTTGGCGCCGGGGCCTGGTTCGGCGCGCTGGAGCAGGTGGCGCGCCACGCGATCGCGCACGGGCTGGAACTGACCGATTTCGAAGCCGCTCTCGCCCGGCTTGGCCCGGCCCCGCAGGCGGCACCGCCGGACCTGGCGATGGAAGACGCCACCAAGCCGCTGCCGCTGGGCGGCGCCGCGCGGCCGCTGGCCTGGCGCATGAACAGTCCCGGCGATTATGGCCTGGTGCCCGGCGTGCTGGCCGCGCTGCGGCGCCCGGCCTGCGTGCTGGCGGGCGGCGCGCCGCGCACCGTGCTGGCGCTCGAACTGCTGCCCGAGCCGGAACTGGCGGTGGCGCTGTTCGACGACCAGTGGGCGGCGCACGGCTGGCGCTACGAAGACCACGACGCCACCCGAAAGCTGGCGCCGGCCGGCGCAATTGCCGCCGACCTGACCCGGCCTTTACCTGGCGACACCGGATGA